From Falco cherrug isolate bFalChe1 chromosome W unlocalized genomic scaffold, bFalChe1.pri SUPER_W_unloc_1, whole genome shotgun sequence, the proteins below share one genomic window:
- the LOC129734837 gene encoding LOW QUALITY PROTEIN: uncharacterized protein LOC129734837 (The sequence of the model RefSeq protein was modified relative to this genomic sequence to represent the inferred CDS: inserted 1 base in 1 codon; substituted 1 base at 1 genomic stop codon): MAEKADKQDPLLMKDRDMFYTFLAKYGARPSVPREDWAQDNWANLQNVVDQVTSLQTEVKVRSGKGKTIVCAILGASLVAAIEDRLRKHSNENKIIESLENLVKVLQKVNYDLEQQLEKEREENRLLKTTLKAKCSKDTEVLSVIELEVEEKGIXQINPIYPQKELEEARKCFVENPQVRPLIKTEYTYLKEDDDDPHITTKEIPYTATELTKLKREYGRLPKESETEYVWRVSLTGGDQIQLSEKEAGGYWGHRVFLTTGDKRAPWSLTQRAAYWAGGLNPLDREDPLAITGTADQFLESVHKAACXQMIHERQLIPGCESLMMLPVNPKIMTPLIRGLPESLKPTGVSLQRTIVSMGPVERLEGFIRSQRNETPDSVSSHHTTSASSNKRIWTWGQVAQELIDYSRKYGPVKIPEEKLRGICQIEVEDLPLPTSKTVAAADVLRKEHPHHKTGKGGQSMTRQQWWLLGIKMGVPRDIMDGLPFDKLSKVVLKWHNPKQPSHTQGRKKISPDTPSTAPAEKAVSHEQGS; the protein is encoded by the exons ATGGCCGAAAAGGCTGATAAACAAGATCCTTTGTTAATGAAAGATCGGGACATGTTTTACACATTTCTGGCAAAGTATGGGGCTCGACCCTCTGTACCCAGAGAAGATTGGGCTCAAGATAATTGGGCAAACTTGCAGAATGTAGTGGACCAAGTGACCTCTTTACAGACTGAAGTTAAAGTTAGATCAGGTAAGGGCAAAACTATAGTCTGTGCCATTTTAGGAGCCAGCCTGGTCGCAGCAATCGAAGATCGCCTTAGAAAACatagcaatgaaaacaaaattatagaaTCCCTTGAAAATTTGGTGAAAGTTCTGCAAAAAGTGAATTATGACTTAGAACAACaattagagaaagaaagggaagaaaaccgCTTGTTAAAAACCACTCTGAAGGCAAAATGCTCTAAAGACACTGAAGTCCTGAGTGTAATAGAGCTGGAAGTAGAGGAAAAGGGTATTTGACAAATAAACCCAATATACCCTCAGAAGGAGTTGGAAGAGGcgagaaaatgttttgtggaaaACCCTCAAGTGAGACccttaattaaaacagaatataCTTATCTGAAGGAGGACGATGATGATCCTCACATTACAACCAAAGAGATACCATATACTGCCACTGAGCTAACCAAACTGAAAAGAGAGTATGGGCGCCTTCCTAAAGAATCCGAAACGGAGTACGTGTGGCGCGTATCCCTAACTGGGGGGGACCAAATTCAATTAAGTGAAAAGGAAGCTGGTGGCTATTGGGGTCACAGAGTTTTCTTGACAACAGGAGATAAACGTGCCCCATGGTCCCTAACCCAGCGAGCTGCTTATTGGGCTGGAGGATTGAACCCTTTGGACAGAGAGGATCCCCTGGCAATCACTGGCACAGCTGATCAATTTTTAGAAAGTGTACACAAAGCAGCCT TACAAATGATACATGAAAGACAATTAATTCCCGGATGTGAATCCCTAATGATGCTGCCGGTGAATCCCAAAATCATGACCCCCTTGATAAGGGGACTTCCAGAGTCACTCAAACCTACGGGGGTTAGCCTTCAAAGGACCATCGTGTCGATGGGCCCTGTAGAAAGGCTGGAAGGTTTTATTAGAAGCCAGAGAAATGAAACACCGGATTCAGTTTCTTCCCACCATACGACCTCAGCATCAAGTAATAAAAGGATATGGACCTGGGGGCAAGTAGCACAAGAATTGATAGATTATAGTAGGAAATATGGTCCTGTAAAAATCCCAGAGGAAAAGTTGAGGGGAATCTGCCAAATAGAAGTTGAGGATTTGCCCCTCCCCACCAGTAAAACTGTAGCTGCCGCTGATGTCCTGAGAAAGGAGCATCCGCACCATAAAACAGGAAAGGGAGGACAGTCCATGACTCGACAACAGTGGTGGCTTTTGGGAATTAAAATGGGAGTCCCCAGGGATATAATGGATGGCTTACCCTTTGATAAATTGAGCAAGGTAGTTTTGAAGTGGCATAATCCAAAACAACCCTCTCATAcacagggcaggaaaaaaatatcacccGATACACCCTCAACTGCCCCCGCTGAGAAAGCTGTTTCCCATGAGCAGGGAAGCTAG